In Bubalus kerabau isolate K-KA32 ecotype Philippines breed swamp buffalo chromosome 4, PCC_UOA_SB_1v2, whole genome shotgun sequence, one DNA window encodes the following:
- the GPATCH8 gene encoding G patch domain-containing protein 8 isoform X2 — MGMGRMEMELDYAEDATERRRVLEVEKEDTEELRQKYKDYVDKEKAIAKALEDLRANFYCELCDKQYQKHQEFDNHINSYDHAHKQRLKDLKQREFARNVSSRSRKDEKKQEKALRRLHELAEQRKQAECAPGSGPMFRPTTVAVDEEGGDDEKDESATNSGTSTTATCGLGSEFSTDKGGPFTAVQITNTTGLAQAPGSASQGISFGIKNNLGTPLQKLGVSFSFAKKAPVKLESIASVFKDHAEEGTSDDGTKADEKGADQGLQKVGDSDGSSNLDGKKEDEDPQDGGSLASTLSKLKRMKREEGAGATEPEYYHYIPPAHCKVKPNFPFLLFMRASEQMEGDNSTHPKNALDSKKSSSPKPKGCIKVTASQGPEKTVSEVSEQQMETSVAEPSEPGSKAETKKPSGGDVSEHSLEIQSQKDSEIQMCESDPPKETSQATPAGRESREGPKHPTGPFFPVLSKDESTALQWPSELLIFTKAEPSISYSCNPLYFDFKLSRNKDARAKGTEKPKDIGGSSKDHLQGLDPSELHKSQEEEESVQHSSGGRIDAPASGAACSSLNKQEPGGSHGSETEDTGRSLPSKKERSGKSHRHKKKKKHKKSSKHKRKHRADPEEKSSKAESGEKSKKRKKRKRKKNKSSAPADSERGPKPEPPGSGSPAPPRRRRRAQDDSQRRSLPAEEGSSGKKDEGGGSGSAQDHGGRKHRGEPPASSCQRRAGTKRSSRSSHRSRPSSGDEDSDDASSRRLHQKSPSQYSEEEEEEEEEEEEESGSEHSRSRSRSGRHHSSRHSSRRSYSSSSDASSDQSCYSRQHSYSDDSYSDYSDRSRRHSKRSHDSDDSDYASSKHRSKRHKYSSSDDDYSLSGSQSRSRSRSHTRERSRSRGRSRSSSCSRSRSKRRSRSTTAHSWQRSRSYSRDRSRSTRSPSQRSGSRKGSWGHESPEERRSGRRDFIRSKIYRSQSPHYFRSGRGEGPGEKKKEDGRGDDGKGIGPPSQNSSVGPGRASEGDCSPEDKNSVTAKLLLEKIQSRKVERKPSVSEEVLATPNKAGLKLKDPPQGYFGPKLPPSLGNKPVLPLIGKLPATRKPNAKKCEESGLERGEEQEQSETEEGPPGNSDAPFGHQFPSEETAGPLSDPPPEEPKSEEATADHPVAPLGTPVHSDCYPGDPSISHNYLPDPSDGDTLESLDSGSQPGPVEPSLLPIASDLEPFPGYAPPSGEPSIESADGAEDASLAPLESQPITFTPEEMEKYSKLQQAAQQHIQQQLLAKQVKAFPASAALAPATPALQPIHIQQPATASATSITTVQHAILQHHAAAAAAAIGIHPHPHPQPLAQVHHIPQPHLTPISLSHLTHSIIPGHPATFLASHPIHIIPASAIHPGPFTFHPVPHAALYPTLLAPRPAAAAATALHLHPLLHPIFSGQDLQHPPSHGT; from the exons AGATTGAAAGATCTCAAGCAGAGAGAGTTTGCTCGAAATGTCTCCTCAAGATCCCGCAAGGATGAGAAGAAACAGGAGAAAGCCCTACGGCGGCTCCACGAGTTGGCAGAGCAAAGAAAACAAGCTGAATG TGCACCTGGAAGTGGTCCCATGTTCAGACCAACCACAGTGGCTGTAGATGAAGAAGGTGGAGATGATGAGAAGGATGAATCAGCAACCAACAGTGGCACAAGTACCACTGCCACTTGTGGCCTGGGATCTGAATTCTCCACAGATAAAGGAGGCCCATTCACTGCAGTACAAATCACTAATACCACTGGGCTGGCACAGGCTCCTGGGTCAGCTTCTCAAGGTATCAGCTTTGGCATTAAGAATAATCTGGGGACCCCACTACAAAAATTGGGAGTGTCATTTTCCTTTGCTAAGAAGGCTCCTGTCAAACTCGAATCAATAGCATCAGTTTTCAAGGACCACGCAGAGGAAGGGACCTCTGATGATGGAACAAAAGCTGATGAAAAGGGTGCAGACCAAGGACTGCAGAAGGTGGGAGATTCTGATGGTAGCAGTAATCTCGATGGTAAAAAAGAGGATGAAGACCCTCAGGACGGAGGGTCCCTTGCCTCAACGTTATCtaagttaaaaagaatgaagcgAGAAGAAGGAGCTGGGGCTACAGAGCCAGAGTATTACCACTACATCCCCCCAGCACACTGCAAAGTAAAAcctaattttccttttctgctctttATGAGAGCCAGTGAACAAATGGAAGGTGATAATAGTACACACCCAAAGAATGCCCTAGACAGCAAAAAAAGTAGTTCTCCCAAGCCTAAAGGCTGCATCAAGGTGACAGCAAGCCAAGGACCAGAAAAGACAGTCAGTGAAGTCTCCGAACAGCAGATGGAAACCAGTGTGGCTGAGCCCTCAGAGCCTGGAAGCAAAGCTGAGACAAAGAAGCCCTCAGGAGGGGATGTAAGTGAACATAGTTTAGAGATTCAGAGTCAGAAGGATTCAGAGATCCAAATGTGTGAGTCTGACCCTCCTAAAGAAACTTCTCAGGCTACTCCAGCAGGGAGAGAAAGCCGGGAGGGACCCAAACATCCAACCGGTCCTTTCTTTCCGGTTTTAAGCAAAGATGAAAGCACTGCCCTCCAGTGGCCATCAGAACTGTTAATTTTCACGAAGGCAGAACCCTCCATTTCGTACAGTTGTAACCCTTTGTATTTTGACTTCAAGCTTTCAAGGAACAAAGATGCCAGAGCAAAAGGGACAGAAAAGCCAAAGGACATAGGAGGCTCCTCAAAGGACCATCTCCAAGGCCTTGATCCTAGTGAGCTACATAAAagccaggaggaggaagagagtgtTCAACATTCTTCAGGAGGCAGAATCGATGCACCTGCTTCAGGGGCTGCCTGTAGCAGCCTAAATAAGCAGGAGCCTGGGGGTAGCCATGGATCAGAGacagaagacacagggagaagcctTCCTAGCAAGAAAGAACGATCTGGAAAGTCCCACcgacacaaaaagaaaaagaagcacaaaAAATCCAGCAAACATAAACGGAAACACAGGGCTGACCCAGAAGAGAAAAGCTCTAAGGCAGAATCTGGGGAGAAGTCTAAGAAGCGCAAGAAGCGAAAAcgaaaaaagaataaatcatcAGCCCCAGCAGATTCTGAACGGGGGCCCAAACCAGAACCCCCTGGTAGTGGTAGCCCTGCACCACCAAGAAGACGGCGGCGAGCCCAGGATGATTCGCAGCGGAGATCCCTTCCAGCTGAAGAAGGGAGCAGCGGCAAGAAGGATGAAGGCGGAGGCAGTGGGAGCGCCCAAGATCATGGTGGGAGGAAACACAGGGGTGAACCTCCTGCGTCATCCTGCCAGCGAAGAGCTGGCACCAAGCGGAGCAGCCGATCCAGCCATCGAAGTCGACCCAGTAGTGGAGATGAGGACAGTGATGATGCATCATCACGCCGGCTGCACCAGAAGTCTCCATCCCAGTacagtgaggaggaggaggaggaggaggaggaggaagaggaagagtcGGGCAGTGAGCATTCCCGAAGCCGCTCACGGTCTGGCCGGCACCATTCCTCTCGCCATTCCTCCCGGCGCTCTTACTCCAGTAGCTCAGATGCTTCTTCAGACCAGAGCTGCTATAGTAGACAACACAGTTACTCTGATGACAGCTATAGTGACTATAGTGACCGGTCACGAAGGCACTCCAAGCGCTCCCATGACTCTGATGACTCAGACTACGCCAGCTCCAAGCACCGGTCCAAGCGGCACAAATACTCATCTTCTGATGATGACTATAGCCTCAGTGGCAGCCAGTCCAGAAGCCGATCTCGGAGTCATACCAGAGAGCGCTCAAGATCCAGGGGCCGTAGCCGCAGCAGCAGCTGTAGTCGCAGCCGGAGCAAAAGGAGAAGCCGCAGCACCACAGCCCACAGCTGGCAGCGGAGTCGGAGCTATAGCCGGGACCGCAGCCGCAGCACCCGCAGCCCTTCACAGAGATCAGGCTCCAGGAAGGGATCGTGGGGGCACGAGAGCCCTGAAGAGAGGCGTTCTGGTCGTCGAGACTTCATTCGCTCTAAAATCTACCGCTCCCAGTCTCCCCATTACTTCCGATCAGGCCGGGGAGAAGGTCCtggggagaagaagaaagaagacggCAGAGGAGATGATGGTAAGGGAATAGGCCCACCCTCCCAGAACAGTAGCGTTGGCCCAGGAAGAGCGtcggaaggtgactgcagccctgaagaCAAGAACTCTGTCACTGCCAAGCTGCTACTGGAAAAGATTCAGTCAAGGAAAGTGGAGAGGAAACCCAGTGTGAGTGAGGAGGTGCTGGCCACCCCTAATAAAGCCGGTCTCAAGCTCAAGGACCCCCCACAAGGTTATTTTGGACCCAAGCTCCCCCCTTCTCTTGGCAACAAGCCTGTCCTTCCTCTGATAGGGAAGCTCCCAGCTACCCGAAAGCCCAATGCCAAGAAATGTGAAGAGTCTGGCTTAGAAAGGGGAGAAGAGCAAGAACAGTCAGAGACAGAAGAAGGGCCTCCAGGGAATAGTGATGCTCCATTTGGACATCAGTTCCCCTCAGAGGAAACAGCTGGCCCCTTATCAGACCCACCCCCAGAAGAGCCAAAGTCTGAAGAAGCTACTGCTGATCACCCTGTGGCTCCGCTAGGCACCCCAGTGCACTCTGACTGCTATCCTGGGGACCCATCCATCTCCCATAACTACCTCCCTGACCCCAGCGACGGGGATACCCTTGAGTCCCTGGATAGCGGCAGTCAGCCAGGCCCCGTGGAGCCCAGCTTGCTGCCTATAGCATCAGACCTCGAGCCCTTCCCCGGTTACGCACCGCCCAGTGGGGAACCCAGTATTGAGTCAGCTGATGGAGCGGAGGATGCATCCCTCGCCCCCCTGGAGAGCCAGCCCATCACCTTCACTCCCGAGGAGATGGAGAAGTACAGCAAGCTCCAGCAGGCCGCACAGCAGCACATCCAGCAGCAGCTTCTGGCCAAGCAGGTGAAGGCCTTCCCCGCTTCGGCCGCCCTGGCCCCAGCCACTCCAGCCTTGCAGCCTATCCACATTCAGCAGCCGGCCACGGCCTCTGCCACCTCCATCACAACTGTGCAGCATGCCATCCTACAGCATCATGCCGCAGCAGCTGCCGCTGCCATTGGCAttcacccccaccctcacccccagccaCTAGCCCAAGTGCATCAtatcccccagccccacctgacCCCCATCTCCTTGTCCCACCTCACTCACTCCATCATCCCTGGTCATCCCGCCACCTTTCTGGCTAGCCACCCCATCCACATCATTCCTGCCTCAGCCATCCATCCCGGGCCCTTCACCTTCCACCCTGTTCCACACGCTGCCCTCTACCCTACCCTGCTGGCTCCCCGGCCTGCTGCAGCAGCTGCCACTGCCCTCCACCTTCACCCACTACTTCACCCCATCTTCTCAGGTCAGGACCTGCAGCACCCCCCCAGCCATGGCACATGA